Proteins encoded in a region of the Clostridium butyricum genome:
- a CDS encoding sensor histidine kinase translates to MFFDKMKSIDSKKISLITILNIVIFYVLYRVAIFIANNTRFYEWFLISDIVSITLVVGLISIFSFFLYSSVYDDDYFHMFSLMYISIYFEFVMMTFLARPLNVFELMEVNKIFLGLPSIFRTIIIWLTYYEQNPINRYLHNNKIYAVFLSMIITFICIMTDLYLMTCNVLNSHVVLINSIKICVNIATFIILIKFSIQYVNKKNVNYFITFLGTDIMFFSRVLLMSNSYPDKYTMYVLNRIILCCGFAIIVISMFWEVIMMTKENKKLVDDFNNQKLEFLKLKHEEELRTQFFANISHELRTPLNIMICSFQLLESKSKDKDSLSEYYKKYEKVISENSSRMLRLINNIIDASKFEAGCFKMDFANCEIIRVIEDITLSIAQSEKSQKRNIIFDTNTEFLEIKCDPENIERVMLNLLSNAIKFTDNDGEIIVSCEENEDYLVIRVKDNGIGIPPEFRSRIFERFVQVDKSFRRNVEGSGIGLSIVKFIVDSHEGEIYINDEVIKGCEFVIKIPNVKIENDIVVNNYNKELKKEINAKVNIELSDIQ, encoded by the coding sequence AGCATAACTCTTGTTGTAGGGTTAATTTCAATTTTTAGTTTTTTTCTTTATAGTAGTGTTTATGATGATGATTATTTTCATATGTTTTCACTTATGTACATATCAATTTATTTTGAATTTGTAATGATGACATTTCTAGCACGACCTCTTAATGTATTTGAACTTATGGAGGTAAATAAAATATTTTTAGGTCTTCCATCGATTTTTAGAACAATAATAATCTGGCTTACTTATTATGAACAAAATCCTATTAATAGATATTTACATAATAATAAGATATATGCAGTGTTTTTATCTATGATAATTACATTTATATGTATAATGACTGATTTATATTTAATGACTTGCAATGTTTTAAATTCACATGTAGTACTAATAAATTCAATAAAAATATGTGTCAATATTGCAACCTTTATAATTCTTATTAAATTTAGCATACAATATGTAAATAAAAAGAATGTAAATTATTTTATAACATTTTTAGGTACAGATATTATGTTTTTCAGTAGAGTTCTTTTAATGTCCAATTCATATCCTGATAAATATACGATGTATGTACTAAATAGAATAATATTATGCTGTGGTTTTGCTATTATTGTTATAAGTATGTTTTGGGAAGTAATAATGATGACTAAAGAAAATAAAAAATTAGTAGATGATTTTAATAATCAGAAACTTGAATTTCTTAAACTAAAACATGAAGAAGAATTAAGAACTCAATTTTTTGCTAATATATCTCATGAATTGCGAACTCCTTTAAATATTATGATATGCTCATTTCAACTACTTGAAAGTAAAAGTAAGGATAAAGATTCTTTATCTGAATATTATAAAAAATATGAAAAAGTTATTTCAGAAAATTCATCAAGAATGCTAAGGCTTATTAATAATATAATAGATGCAAGTAAATTTGAAGCTGGATGTTTTAAAATGGATTTTGCTAATTGTGAAATAATACGTGTTATTGAAGATATAACATTATCTATAGCGCAAAGTGAAAAATCTCAAAAAAGAAATATAATATTTGATACTAATACAGAATTTTTGGAAATAAAGTGTGATCCAGAAAATATTGAAAGAGTTATGTTAAATCTTCTTTCAAATGCTATAAAATTCACCGATAATGATGGTGAAATTATAGTGAGTTGTGAAGAAAATGAAGACTACTTAGTTATAAGAGTAAAAGATAATGGAATAGGGATTCCACCTGAATTTCGTAGCAGGATTTTTGAAAGATTCGTTCAAGTGGACAAGTCATTTAGAAGAAATGTTGAAGGCAGCGGTATAGGATTATCCATTGTAAAATTTATAGTTGATTCACATGAAGGAGAAATTTATATTAATGACGAGGTTATTAAAGGGTGTGAATTTGTCATTAAAATACCTAATGTAAAAATAGAAAATGATATAGTTGTCAATAATTATAATAAAGAACTTAAAAAAGAAATTAATGCAAAGGTAAATATAGAATTATCAGATATTCAATAA
- a CDS encoding tyrosine-type recombinase/integrase, which translates to MEEILIAVKNKEIDEDSALDIMLEFIEKSKEIKVKNILKLLSKNLLSLENASKIINAMSNLNDSKYNNAQKSNYYEDDTSNFKLSSKKSISNVKELKTKQKRAARPLEKEEYDEIMELCKNGFEYYDNGKKRKFRPNEQLAMTFLLQANLGLRISDVLTLTPSTLKNDKLEIIEKKTGKLQYRDINKNLKSIIYEYALEHNIKADEYIIKLKRRGVHKQLSIITNYLKLSNISSHSFRKLYSMTVYNSTDGDIELLKELLNHSSIATTQKYIRRTQDEINKVSASIDFTYSW; encoded by the coding sequence ATGGAAGAGATATTAATAGCAGTTAAAAATAAAGAAATCGATGAAGACAGTGCATTAGATATTATGCTAGAATTCATTGAGAAAAGTAAGGAAATAAAAGTTAAAAATATATTAAAACTCTTATCTAAGAACTTATTGTCGTTAGAAAATGCATCAAAAATAATAAATGCAATGAGTAACTTAAATGATTCTAAATATAATAATGCGCAGAAATCCAATTATTATGAGGATGATACAAGTAATTTTAAGTTATCATCTAAAAAGTCAATTTCCAATGTAAAAGAACTTAAAACTAAACAAAAAAGAGCTGCAAGGCCCCTAGAAAAAGAGGAATATGATGAAATTATGGAACTTTGCAAAAACGGTTTTGAATATTATGATAATGGAAAGAAGAGAAAATTTAGACCTAATGAACAGCTTGCAATGACATTTCTTCTTCAAGCAAATCTAGGGCTTAGAATTTCTGATGTTCTTACACTTACACCGTCAACTTTAAAAAATGATAAACTAGAAATAATAGAAAAGAAAACAGGAAAGCTTCAGTATAGGGATATAAATAAAAATCTAAAAAGTATAATATACGAATACGCATTAGAGCATAATATTAAAGCTGATGAATATATAATAAAATTAAAAAGAAGAGGTGTACACAAACAGCTTTCTATTATTACTAATTACTTAAAATTGTCAAACATAAGTAGTCATAGCTTTCGAAAATTATATAGTATGACAGTATATAATTCAACAGATGGTGATATAGAGTTACTTAAGGAACTTTTGAATCATAGCAGCATAGCAACAACGCAGAAATATATAAGAAGAACTCAAGATGAAATAAATAAAGTAAGTGCATCAATTGATTTCACATATTCATGGTAA
- a CDS encoding efflux RND transporter periplasmic adaptor subunit yields MKTIELIKLKPKNISFKKIKHKKTIIFMVIILIIFSAIGVIMLKPKDTIVKDYTKLEKSDIIKNVNTLGTIESNDKINVYSTLNNVIKEVKVQAGDKVNEGDVLCVLDSSVLEKEIAEATSTLEHDKEKAKIELEGKKQAYDNASYIYENNIDSSITDSKEALNTAQIKLNDAQRDYDQKKTLYDNGAVSQSDLDNAKSTLDQAKSDYDKSSVSLENAKVKAKEAVNNAKNEYDSALIEYNNNKDEISLKGKKDDLDKCVIKAPASGTITTVNASVGNTSQGVLFTIENLDDPIIMVNVKEIDVNKINPGQEVEVTTDAAPDDKYAKGKVLSISDTIKTSEGTFNTNSNSDNKSGTNSTSSQGFQAKIKLDNPKENDFIKVGMNAKANIILDKSMNVFSVPFSSILEEDSGKYIKIAKDNNDNTYTVCKLPVTTGLETDVSVEIENSDLTEGDNLLLDPSLYEEGQIIKLVPADGGQAYE; encoded by the coding sequence ATGAAAACTATTGAACTTATTAAACTTAAACCTAAGAACATAAGCTTTAAGAAAATAAAACACAAAAAAACAATTATATTTATGGTTATTATATTGATAATTTTTTCAGCTATAGGTGTAATTATGTTAAAACCAAAAGATACTATTGTAAAGGATTATACAAAACTTGAAAAAAGCGATATTATTAAAAATGTAAATACTCTTGGTACTATCGAAAGCAACGATAAGATAAATGTGTATTCTACACTGAATAACGTAATAAAAGAAGTAAAAGTCCAAGCTGGAGATAAAGTTAATGAAGGGGATGTACTTTGTGTTCTTGATTCTTCAGTTTTAGAAAAAGAAATAGCTGAAGCAACTAGTACATTAGAACATGATAAAGAAAAAGCTAAAATTGAACTAGAAGGTAAAAAGCAGGCTTATGACAATGCTTCTTACATATATGAAAATAATATAGATTCATCTATAACAGACAGTAAAGAAGCTTTAAATACAGCACAAATTAAACTTAATGATGCTCAAAGAGATTATGATCAAAAAAAGACTTTATATGATAATGGTGCAGTAAGTCAGTCGGATCTAGATAATGCAAAGTCTACTTTAGATCAAGCTAAATCTGATTATGACAAAAGTTCTGTAAGTTTAGAAAATGCAAAAGTTAAAGCAAAAGAGGCAGTCAATAATGCAAAAAATGAATATGATTCAGCTCTAATTGAATACAATAACAATAAGGATGAAATATCACTTAAAGGGAAAAAGGATGATCTTGATAAATGTGTAATTAAAGCACCGGCAAGCGGAACTATTACTACAGTAAACGCATCAGTAGGAAATACTTCTCAAGGAGTTTTATTTACAATAGAAAATCTTGATGATCCCATTATAATGGTGAATGTAAAGGAAATAGATGTTAATAAAATAAATCCAGGACAAGAAGTTGAAGTAACAACAGATGCAGCACCTGACGATAAATATGCAAAAGGAAAAGTATTGAGTATAAGTGATACAATAAAAACTTCTGAAGGCACTTTTAATACAAATTCTAATAGTGATAATAAAAGCGGAACAAATAGTACAAGCTCTCAAGGATTTCAAGCTAAAATAAAATTGGATAATCCTAAAGAGAATGATTTTATAAAAGTTGGAATGAATGCAAAGGCTAATATAATATTAGATAAAAGTATGAATGTTTTTTCAGTACCGTTTTCAAGCATATTAGAAGAAGATAGTGGAAAATATATAAAAATTGCTAAGGATAATAATGATAATACATATACAGTATGTAAACTTCCAGTTACAACTGGTTTAGAAACTGATGTATCTGTAGAAATTGAAAATAGTGATTTGACTGAAGGAGATAATCTTTTATTAGATCCTTCACTTTATGAAGAAGGACAAATAATAAAATTAGTTCCGGCTGATGGAGGTCAAGCTTATGAATAA
- a CDS encoding ABC transporter ATP-binding protein, translated as MNNIIDMKNIIKSFYIGTPNELKILKGIDISVKQGEFVSIVGASGSGKSTLMNIIGALDKPTDGTYVLDKIDVSSLKDNELSAIRNKKIGFVFQTFNLIPRSSALSNVELPMLYGGLNNKSRKERAERLLELVDMKDRMLHKPNELSGGQKQRVAIARALANDPSIILADEPTGALDSATGRLVMDIFHKVHELEGKTIVFITHNNELAKETERIITLKDGQVISDEKNLNYKKRHRESDTLCL; from the coding sequence ATGAATAATATTATTGACATGAAAAATATAATAAAAAGTTTTTATATAGGAACTCCAAATGAATTAAAAATATTAAAAGGTATTGATATAAGTGTAAAACAAGGAGAATTTGTTTCTATAGTAGGCGCATCAGGATCAGGGAAAAGTACGCTTATGAATATAATAGGCGCATTGGACAAACCTACTGATGGCACATATGTTTTAGATAAAATTGATGTAAGCAGTCTTAAAGATAACGAATTATCTGCCATTAGAAATAAAAAAATAGGCTTTGTATTTCAGACATTTAACCTTATTCCAAGAAGTAGTGCATTAAGTAATGTAGAATTACCAATGCTCTATGGAGGATTAAATAATAAAAGTAGAAAAGAAAGAGCAGAAAGGCTCTTAGAGCTTGTAGATATGAAAGATAGAATGCTTCATAAACCAAATGAGCTTTCTGGAGGACAGAAACAAAGGGTTGCAATTGCACGAGCTCTTGCAAATGATCCTAGTATAATACTTGCAGATGAACCAACAGGAGCGCTAGATTCGGCAACAGGTCGTCTTGTTATGGATATATTTCATAAAGTTCACGAATTAGAAGGAAAAACTATAGTTTTTATAACACATAATAATGAACTTGCAAAAGAAACTGAAAGAATAATAACCTTAAAGGATGGTCAAGTAATTAGTGATGAAAAAAATTTGAACTACAAAAAGAGGCATAGGGAGAGTGATACATTGTGTTTATAA
- a CDS encoding ABC transporter permease, with protein sequence MFIKENIMLAIAGLKANKMRSLLTMLGIIIGISSVISIVSIGNSMTSALNDTLSQLGASNIICRIMPRDNNWNASTEDDDLFSDEDIDKIKSNFKNKISNISISNNYTNGTIKKGYTKTNVSIVGVNSDYDKVNNVKITKGRFISSDDVKGDKKTAVVSDKFVKNVFKNNENPLGKEVKITSGDNIESYYIVGIYKYQTNMFESMGMNSESEMPTDLYTTISSTLETSKLKNYSFMTIQPQKGIDSRSLSEDLNKYFHKLYKDNKNFQASAYALENEAESMNKILTLVSLAISVIAAISLLVGGIGVMNIMLVSVTERTREIGTRKALGARNYHIQLQFITEAVIICAIGGAIGIILGVSTGAIISKIIGTPVAISLITIIISFIFSMTIGVFFGFYPARKAAKLDPIEALRYE encoded by the coding sequence GTGTTTATAAAAGAAAATATAATGCTCGCTATAGCAGGCCTTAAAGCTAACAAGATGCGTTCACTTCTTACAATGCTAGGGATAATTATAGGTATATCATCTGTTATATCAATAGTATCTATAGGGAACTCAATGACTTCTGCTTTGAATGATACACTTTCACAGCTTGGAGCAAGTAATATAATATGTCGTATTATGCCTAGAGATAATAACTGGAATGCAAGTACTGAAGATGATGATTTATTTTCTGATGAAGATATTGATAAAATCAAATCAAATTTTAAAAATAAAATATCTAATATATCTATTTCAAATAACTATACAAATGGAACCATTAAAAAAGGATATACTAAAACAAATGTTTCTATTGTAGGTGTTAATAGTGATTATGATAAAGTTAATAATGTAAAAATAACAAAGGGACGTTTTATATCAAGCGATGATGTCAAAGGAGATAAAAAAACAGCAGTAGTATCTGATAAATTTGTTAAAAATGTTTTTAAAAATAACGAAAACCCTCTTGGAAAAGAAGTAAAAATTACAAGTGGAGATAATATAGAAAGCTACTATATCGTAGGAATATACAAATATCAGACAAATATGTTTGAAAGTATGGGAATGAATTCAGAAAGTGAAATGCCTACAGATTTATATACAACAATTTCAAGTACTCTTGAGACTTCAAAATTAAAAAATTATAGTTTTATGACTATTCAGCCTCAAAAGGGTATTGATTCAAGGAGTCTTTCTGAAGATTTGAACAAGTATTTTCATAAACTTTATAAGGACAATAAAAACTTTCAGGCATCAGCATATGCATTAGAAAATGAAGCAGAGTCAATGAATAAAATTCTTACATTAGTTTCTCTTGCAATATCAGTAATTGCTGCTATTTCACTTCTTGTTGGAGGTATAGGAGTAATGAATATAATGCTTGTTTCAGTAACTGAAAGAACTAGGGAAATAGGTACAAGAAAAGCTTTGGGTGCTCGTAATTATCATATTCAGTTACAGTTTATTACAGAAGCAGTTATAATATGTGCTATAGGTGGTGCAATAGGGATAATCTTGGGTGTTTCAACTGGTGCAATAATAAGTAAGATAATAGGAACACCTGTTGCAATTTCTCTAATAACTATAATTATCAGTTTTATTTTTTCAATGACAATAGGTGTATTTTTTGGATTTTACCCTGCAAGAAAAGCAGCAAAACTTGATCCTATAGAAGCATTGAGATATGAATAA
- a CDS encoding Rossmann-like and DUF2520 domain-containing protein gives MRLKLGCCITLNGGDTIKIGFIGPGKVGVNLGRYFTHKGIKISGFYGNNSKEASEITNSKSYDNYEEIIKDSNILFITTPDDIISIIDREISKFDLKNKSICHASGSLKSTILSNAKLSGALIYSIHPMFAFSNKNMSIKILEQIYFSIEGDLKNENINDFPVISLMNHIGNKYFIRNIEDSVKYHLANVFVSNLVLSLIDIGTGYLKELGLSEEHALNALFPLIEGNLESIHKNGFVKSLTGPVVRGDIKTINRHLESLNDEDTELYKSLSLNLLRLAEKQNSNIEENHCLNLTNGNEENALNTSKKNMELFRLLGGIE, from the coding sequence ATGAGATTGAAATTAGGATGTTGTATCACTTTAAATGGAGGTGATACTATAAAAATCGGGTTTATTGGTCCTGGGAAGGTAGGCGTTAATTTAGGACGTTACTTTACTCATAAAGGAATAAAAATCAGTGGCTTTTATGGAAATAATTCCAAAGAAGCTTCAGAAATAACAAATTCAAAATCATATGACAATTATGAAGAAATTATAAAAGACAGTAATATATTATTTATAACAACACCTGACGATATCATTTCAATCATAGATAGAGAAATTTCAAAGTTTGATTTAAAAAACAAATCTATATGCCATGCAAGTGGTTCATTAAAATCAACTATTTTATCTAATGCTAAATTATCTGGTGCATTAATCTATTCTATACATCCCATGTTTGCATTTTCCAATAAAAATATGTCTATAAAAATATTAGAGCAAATTTATTTTTCAATTGAAGGCGATTTGAAGAACGAAAACATTAATGATTTTCCTGTGATTAGTCTTATGAATCATATCGGTAACAAGTATTTTATAAGAAATATCGAAGACTCAGTAAAATATCATTTAGCTAATGTTTTTGTATCTAATCTTGTTCTTTCACTTATTGATATTGGTACGGGCTATCTTAAAGAGCTTGGACTTAGTGAAGAACATGCATTAAACGCATTATTTCCTCTAATAGAAGGGAACTTAGAAAGTATTCATAAAAACGGGTTTGTTAAATCTTTAACGGGTCCTGTTGTAAGAGGAGATATTAAAACAATAAATAGACATCTTGAGAGTCTAAATGATGAAGATACAGAATTGTACAAATCATTATCATTAAATTTATTAAGACTTGCAGAAAAGCAAAATTCTAATATTGAAGAAAATCATTGCTTGAATCTTACAAATGGCAATGAGGAAAATGCATTGAATACATCTAAAAAAAATATGGAGTTATTCAGATTATTAGGAGGAATAGAATAA
- the panB gene encoding 3-methyl-2-oxobutanoate hydroxymethyltransferase, translating to MKNTVLTFQKAKKNGEKLSMLTAYDYSMAKILDESGINGILIGDSLGMVVKGDEDTLGVTVDDIIYHTKAVKKGAKNALIVSDMPFLSYHVSVEQAVMNAGRIMKEGGANAVKIEGGKSVAKQIKAIVEAQIPVMGHLGLTPQSINAFGGFRVQGKSEEAAKRLIEDAKILEEAGVFAITLEGIPSRVAQIITDTVKVPTIGIGAGKECDGQILVYQDMLGMFSDFVPKFVKQYANIGSVMRESIESYISEVKEGSFPQEIHTYKIDEEELKKLY from the coding sequence ATGAAAAATACAGTTTTGACGTTCCAAAAGGCAAAAAAAAATGGAGAAAAATTATCAATGCTCACAGCTTATGATTATTCAATGGCAAAGATCCTAGATGAAAGTGGCATAAATGGAATTTTAATTGGTGATTCATTAGGCATGGTAGTTAAGGGAGATGAAGATACATTAGGAGTAACAGTAGATGATATTATTTATCACACTAAAGCTGTTAAAAAAGGGGCTAAGAATGCACTTATAGTTAGTGATATGCCATTTTTATCATATCATGTATCAGTTGAACAAGCTGTCATGAATGCTGGAAGGATTATGAAAGAAGGCGGGGCTAATGCGGTTAAAATCGAAGGTGGCAAAAGTGTAGCAAAGCAGATTAAAGCCATTGTAGAGGCTCAGATTCCTGTAATGGGGCATTTAGGATTAACTCCTCAGTCAATAAATGCATTTGGTGGTTTTAGAGTTCAAGGTAAAAGTGAAGAAGCTGCAAAAAGATTAATAGAAGATGCTAAAATACTAGAAGAGGCTGGTGTATTTGCAATTACACTTGAAGGTATTCCATCAAGAGTTGCACAGATTATTACTGATACCGTAAAGGTTCCAACAATAGGAATTGGTGCAGGTAAAGAATGTGATGGACAGATACTTGTTTATCAGGACATGCTTGGTATGTTTAGTGATTTTGTACCTAAGTTTGTTAAACAATATGCTAATATTGGTTCAGTTATGAGAGAATCAATAGAATCCTATATTAGTGAAGTAAAGGAAGGAAGCTTTCCACAAGAAATTCATACTTATAAAATCGATGAAGAAGAATTAAAAAAATTATATTAA
- the panC gene encoding pantoate--beta-alanine ligase codes for MLLKKVDEVRSLVEQWRKQGLTVGYVPTMGALHEGHESLIKKAVRENDKVIVSVFVNPTQFGPNEDYDSYPRNIEKDMELCENAGACAVFNPEPSEMYFENKSTVISVSGLTSVLCGAKRPGHFDGVCLVVTKFFNIVKPNRAYFGEKDAQQVAVLKRMVRDLSIDVEIVPCPIIREEDGLAKSSRNTYLNVDERKAAVVLSRSLKIAKQLLDKGERNAAKIKDAIISEINTESLAKIDYVEIVDSENLTDVSTIEKNILIPIAVYIGKTRLIDNFTYEV; via the coding sequence ATGTTATTAAAAAAAGTTGATGAAGTAAGAAGTTTAGTGGAACAGTGGAGAAAGCAAGGTCTTACTGTTGGATATGTCCCTACTATGGGAGCACTTCACGAAGGTCATGAAAGTCTTATAAAAAAAGCAGTAAGAGAAAATGATAAAGTTATTGTAAGTGTATTTGTGAATCCAACGCAATTTGGTCCAAATGAAGATTATGATTCTTATCCAAGAAATATAGAAAAGGATATGGAATTATGTGAAAATGCTGGTGCTTGTGCTGTATTTAATCCAGAACCATCTGAAATGTACTTTGAAAATAAATCTACAGTTATAAGCGTATCAGGACTTACAAGCGTTTTATGTGGTGCTAAAAGACCAGGACATTTTGACGGAGTATGTCTTGTAGTTACAAAGTTTTTTAATATAGTAAAACCCAATAGAGCTTACTTTGGTGAAAAGGATGCACAACAGGTTGCAGTATTAAAAAGAATGGTAAGAGATTTAAGTATTGATGTTGAAATAGTACCATGTCCTATCATAAGAGAAGAAGATGGTCTTGCAAAAAGCTCACGAAATACTTATTTAAATGTTGATGAAAGAAAAGCTGCAGTGGTATTAAGCAGAAGTTTAAAAATAGCTAAACAATTACTTGATAAAGGTGAGAGGAATGCAGCTAAAATAAAGGATGCAATAATATCTGAAATAAATACTGAGTCTCTTGCAAAAATTGATTATGTTGAAATAGTTGACAGTGAAAATTTGACAGATGTATCAACTATTGAAAAGAATATTCTTATACCAATAGCTGTTTATATAGGAAAAACAAGATTAATAGATAATTTCACCTATGAAGTTTAA
- the panD gene encoding aspartate 1-decarboxylase, translated as MILTMLKGKIHRATVTQAELNYMGSITIDKTLMEASGIIENEKVQIVNNNNGARLETYVIPGKRDSGIICLNGAAARLVQPGDQVIIIAYAQMEEKEAKEHKPKVVFVNDDNSIKEITNYEYND; from the coding sequence ATGATATTAACAATGTTAAAAGGAAAAATACACAGAGCAACAGTTACTCAAGCTGAATTAAATTATATGGGAAGCATAACAATTGATAAAACATTAATGGAAGCATCAGGCATAATTGAAAATGAAAAGGTTCAGATAGTTAACAACAATAATGGTGCAAGACTTGAGACATATGTAATTCCAGGTAAGAGAGATTCCGGTATAATATGTTTGAATGGTGCGGCAGCAAGACTTGTTCAGCCAGGTGATCAGGTTATTATTATTGCTTATGCACAAATGGAAGAAAAAGAAGCGAAAGAACACAAACCTAAAGTTGTTTTTGTTAATGATGATAATTCAATAAAAGAAATTACTAATTATGAATATAATGATTAA
- a CDS encoding PH domain-containing protein, translating to MIDFKNSDFLKLKKISNEEVINQITPLLISGECLISSYKTIRDFVVFTNKRVIAVNVQGITGSKKDFTSLPYSKVQAYSIETAGTFDLDSELEMYFSALGKVKFEFKGTSDIVKIGQIISEYVL from the coding sequence ATGATTGATTTTAAAAATAGTGATTTTTTAAAACTTAAGAAAATTTCAAACGAAGAGGTAATCAATCAAATTACACCATTACTTATATCTGGTGAATGTTTGATAAGCTCTTATAAAACAATTCGTGATTTTGTAGTATTTACAAATAAGAGAGTTATAGCTGTCAATGTTCAAGGAATCACAGGTTCAAAAAAAGATTTTACATCTCTTCCATATTCAAAAGTTCAAGCTTACTCTATTGAAACAGCAGGTACTTTTGATTTAGACAGTGAACTTGAAATGTACTTTAGCGCACTAGGAAAAGTTAAATTTGAATTTAAAGGTACTTCCGATATCGTAAAAATAGGACAAATTATTAGTGAATATGTTTTATAA